A window from Chrysemys picta bellii isolate R12L10 chromosome 20, ASM1138683v2, whole genome shotgun sequence encodes these proteins:
- the LOC101939170 gene encoding interferon-inducible GTPase 5-like isoform X1 has translation MAAVYLAGKGAVANFTGLLFSVASAFHSTPKREAARALHRGVSCASRGTCCSLVWPMEALSALTKGIDIESDPKGFFNAALQVYEKFVELFKDGGQAEAASKAQEDLESLENTKLNIAVTGETGSGKSSFINALRGLGAEDQGAAQTGVIETTTEATAYPHPSYPNVILWDLPGIGAMDFRPERYLQQVNFRHYDFFVIVASERFRSSHTDLAQEIQRMEKKFYFVHCKVDEDLANARRAHPQAHVEENVLQRIRENARKCLRDQGAIDPQVFLLSNWDLDQYDFPLLEETLEKDLPRLQRLVFLISLPNFSPEIIEKKKSALRGHLWKISLVSAFINVLPMGGVSLACDVGLLLVSMIAFYKQFNLDDDSLAKLARQAGKPVAELKAVIVSPQGEVLTQDVLKKKIVQVGCSLTRSVEQNFDLVPVLSTLAAAGFSFATSYSILSNFLEKVAEDAQRVHKKALE, from the exons ATGGCTGCAGTTTATCTGGCAGGAAAGGGTGCGGTTGCAAATTTCACAGGGCTGCTTTTCTCTGTAGCTTCTGCTTTCCATTCGACTCCGAAGAGGGAAGCAGCCAGGGCCCTGCATCGGGGTGTCTCTTGTGCTTCGCGGGGAACGTGCTGCTCGCTCGTGTGGCCG ATGGAGGCTCTCTCAGCTCTGACGAAGGGCATTGACATTGAGTCAGACCCTAAGGGGTTTTTCAATGCAGCACTACAGGTGTATGAGAAATTCGTGGAGCTTTTCAAAGATGGAGGCCAGGCAGAGGCAGCCTCCAAAGCTCAGGAGGATCTGGAGTCGCTGGAAAACACCAAGCTCAACATTGCTGTCACGGGGGAGACGGGCTCTGGAAAATCCTCCTTCATCAATGCCCTCCGCGGTTTGGGTGCTGAAGATCAAGGCGCGGCTCAGACAGGGGTGATAGAAACAACGACAGAGGCGACGGCTTATCCCCATCCAAGCTACCCGAATGTGATCCTGTGGGACCTGCCGGGGATCGGGGCGATGGATTTTCGACCAGAGAGATACCTCCAGCAGGTGAATTTCAGACACTATGACTTCTTTGTCATTGTTGCTTCTGAGCGGTTCCGATCCAGCCACACCGAcctggcccaggagatccagaggATGGAGAAGAAGTTCTATTTTGTGCATTGCAAAGTGGATGAAGACTTGGCCAACGCAAGAAGGGCTCATCCTCAAGCCCATGTCGAAGAGAATGTTCTCCAGAGGATCAGGGAGAACGCCAGGAAATGCCTGAGAGACCAAGGAGCAATCGACCCCCAGGTCTTTCTTCTCTCCAACTGGGACTTAGACCAGTATGATTTTCCCTTGCTGGAGGAGACGCTGGAGAAGGACCTCCCCCGTCTACAGAGACTTGTGTTCCTGATCAGCCTGCCCAACTTCTCTCCggaaatcatagagaagaagaaATCTGCTCTGCGTGGGCACTTATGGAAAATATCCCTGGTGTCGGCTTTTATCAATGTCCTTCCCATGGGAGGCGTCTCTCTCGCCTGTGATGTTGGCCTCCTGTTGGTATCCATGATCGCTTTCTACAAACAATTCAACCTTGACGATGACTCCTTAGCTAAACTGGCCAGGCAGGCTGGGAAGCCTGTCGCTGAGCTCAAGGCTGTTATCGTCTCACCACAAGGGGAAGTTCTCACCCAAGatgtattaaaaaagaagatTGTccaggttgggtgcagcctcacccgCTCGGTTGAACAAAACTTTGACCTCGTCCCAGTGCTTAGCACCCTGGCTGCAGCCGGATTCTCCTTTGCTACGTCCTACTCCATTCTGTCAAACTTCCTGGAGAAGGTGGCTGAGGATGCACAAAGGGTTCACAAGAAAGCTCTGGAGTAA